One segment of Anatilimnocola aggregata DNA contains the following:
- a CDS encoding thymidine phosphorylase translates to MNPVVTIANKRDGKELSRAEIAHFIHGFATAKIPEYQMAALAMAIYLQGMTTAETAALTEEMLASGTVMRWHDDGRAVVDKHSTGGIGDKTSLILAPLLACCDLRVPMLSGRGLGATGGTLDKLESIPGFRTDLDRNEIHAIVNRVGCVITGASQEFAPADRKLYALRDVTATVPSIPLITASIMSKKLAEGLDALVLDVKWGSGAFMKTAENARRLAHALVDTGLRMGVKTVGLVTDMNQPLGRMSGNALEVNESLEVLEGKGPADLWQVTEELGIELLLATGRSATRAAAAEMLQGHVQSGRAREKFAEMVHAQGGDLAQARVIAPATEVISERAGYVSAIDAEEFGLAIIELGGGRKLMSDKLDFSTGIEMRVRLGERVERGQPLVKLFAHAGQREHAERMIQRAIRIDEQPASAPTLIVERIPN, encoded by the coding sequence ATGAATCCGGTCGTAACGATTGCCAACAAGCGTGACGGGAAGGAACTCTCGCGAGCGGAGATCGCACACTTCATTCATGGCTTTGCAACAGCCAAGATTCCCGAATATCAGATGGCCGCGCTAGCGATGGCCATTTACTTGCAAGGAATGACCACCGCTGAGACCGCGGCCCTGACCGAAGAAATGCTGGCCAGCGGCACCGTCATGCGTTGGCACGACGATGGCCGCGCGGTCGTCGACAAGCACAGTACCGGGGGAATTGGCGATAAGACGTCGCTGATCCTCGCGCCGCTGCTTGCCTGCTGCGACTTACGCGTGCCGATGCTATCGGGACGCGGTCTGGGAGCGACCGGCGGCACGCTCGATAAGCTCGAATCGATTCCCGGCTTTCGCACTGACCTGGACCGTAACGAGATCCATGCCATCGTCAACCGCGTTGGTTGCGTTATCACCGGCGCTAGTCAGGAATTCGCTCCAGCTGATCGCAAACTTTATGCGCTGCGTGACGTGACTGCGACGGTGCCAAGCATTCCACTGATCACGGCCAGCATCATGAGCAAAAAGTTGGCGGAGGGTCTTGATGCGCTGGTGCTCGATGTGAAATGGGGGAGCGGTGCTTTTATGAAGACGGCTGAGAATGCCCGCCGGTTGGCACACGCGCTAGTCGATACCGGCCTGCGCATGGGTGTGAAGACCGTGGGGCTGGTGACGGACATGAATCAGCCGCTGGGCCGGATGAGCGGCAACGCGCTGGAAGTGAACGAGTCGCTGGAAGTGCTCGAGGGGAAGGGCCCCGCCGATCTGTGGCAAGTGACGGAAGAGTTGGGGATTGAATTGCTGCTGGCCACGGGGCGAAGTGCGACACGGGCAGCGGCTGCTGAGATGTTGCAGGGACATGTTCAGAGCGGTCGAGCGCGGGAAAAATTTGCCGAGATGGTTCACGCGCAAGGCGGCGACCTCGCTCAGGCCCGGGTGATTGCGCCGGCCACTGAAGTCATCAGTGAGCGGGCCGGGTATGTGTCCGCCATCGACGCCGAAGAATTCGGGCTAGCAATTATCGAACTAGGTGGCGGACGCAAGCTCATGAGTGACAAACTCGATTTTTCGACGGGGATCGAAATGCGCGTTCGTTTAGGTGAGCGGGTGGAACGAGGGCAGCCACTGGTCAAACTATTTGCGCACGCTGGTCAGCGCGAACATGCCGAGCGAATGATTCAGCGGGCAATTCGAATTGACGAACAGCCCGCCAGCGCCCCAACGTTGATCGTTGAACGCATTCCCAATTGA
- a CDS encoding porin translates to MKVNWLVAATLTIVASIGLPLVSSAQSPSYTIADYEQPNAPPAPEPEVGAGLQPLTRSADAPAHCAACEAPAEEEEATCDPWRLFCQKECGWNITGFVNAGWTGNSVSPASGYNGPVTFNDRNEGMLNQLYLIGEKTIDRETCCWNWGGRVDVLYGTDYIFTQSNGWELTPAGTAKWNSNPYYGLAIPQLYAEVGNENNSIKVGHFYTVLGYEVVPANGNFFYSHAYTMQYGEPFTHWGVLGSYKASDEISLNYGVVNGWDALTRVQDDPGFIAGFTWTGCEDVLAFNAIFGNEPTVTGPYTDRYTHSLVYTRNFSEDWQYIFQHDFGSQVAGDRAGAGSAQWYGINQYLFYTINDCWKAGFRGEWFRDNDGVRVTGLRPSVGQPLAGSGFAGNFFEITGGLNYAPTANLTVRGEIRYDWFDGVANNGNAALPFDDGTRSDQLLFSIDLIYLF, encoded by the coding sequence ATGAAAGTGAATTGGTTAGTAGCTGCAACCTTGACGATTGTAGCTTCGATTGGATTGCCACTCGTCAGCAGTGCGCAATCTCCCTCATACACCATTGCCGATTACGAGCAGCCTAATGCACCGCCAGCTCCCGAGCCGGAAGTGGGGGCGGGACTTCAGCCCCTGACACGATCCGCGGATGCACCTGCCCACTGCGCAGCTTGCGAAGCGCCTGCCGAGGAAGAAGAAGCTACGTGCGATCCCTGGCGGCTATTCTGCCAGAAGGAATGTGGCTGGAACATCACTGGCTTCGTAAACGCTGGCTGGACCGGTAACTCGGTCAGCCCGGCCAGTGGATACAACGGTCCAGTGACCTTCAACGACCGCAATGAAGGAATGCTGAATCAGCTGTATCTGATTGGCGAAAAGACCATCGATCGCGAAACCTGCTGCTGGAACTGGGGTGGCCGCGTCGATGTGCTGTACGGCACCGATTACATCTTCACGCAGTCGAACGGTTGGGAACTCACTCCTGCCGGCACGGCGAAGTGGAACTCCAATCCATACTATGGCCTGGCGATTCCGCAGTTGTATGCCGAAGTGGGTAACGAAAACAACTCGATCAAGGTCGGTCACTTTTACACGGTGCTCGGTTACGAAGTGGTGCCTGCCAATGGCAACTTCTTCTACTCGCATGCCTACACCATGCAATACGGCGAACCCTTCACCCACTGGGGTGTGCTTGGTTCGTACAAGGCCAGCGACGAGATCTCGCTGAACTACGGTGTGGTCAATGGTTGGGATGCTCTGACTCGCGTCCAGGACGATCCCGGCTTTATCGCTGGTTTCACCTGGACTGGCTGCGAAGACGTGCTCGCTTTCAACGCGATCTTTGGGAACGAACCGACTGTCACCGGGCCATACACCGATCGCTATACGCATAGCCTCGTATACACGCGCAACTTCAGCGAAGATTGGCAGTACATCTTCCAGCATGACTTCGGCAGCCAAGTGGCCGGTGATCGTGCAGGCGCTGGCTCAGCTCAGTGGTACGGCATCAACCAGTACCTCTTTTACACGATCAACGATTGCTGGAAGGCGGGCTTCCGTGGTGAATGGTTCCGCGATAACGACGGTGTTCGGGTGACGGGACTTCGTCCTTCGGTCGGTCAACCGTTGGCTGGTTCGGGCTTTGCCGGTAACTTCTTCGAAATCACCGGTGGCTTGAACTACGCCCCGACTGCCAACCTGACTGTGCGTGGCGAAATTCGCTACGACTGGTTCGATGGCGTGGCCAACAACGGCAATGCTGCGTTGCCGTTCGACGACGGCACTCGCAGCGATCAACTGTTGTTCTCGATCGACCTTATCTACTTGTTCTAA
- the hemA gene encoding glutamyl-tRNA reductase, giving the protein MKLQMIGCSHHTAPVEVRERLAFNKDQASLALQRLRQRYPTAEAVLLSTCNRVELYVASEQPSDCPSHHDMVSFLAEFHGLDPVEVFNDLFERTGEDFVRHLFTVAASLDSMVVGEAQILAQVKQAYELATASSTVGPLTNAAFQAALKVAKRVATETAINQRRVSIPSVAVGDFASQFFERFDDKHVLVIGAGEMGEETLRYLIDAGVRKISICNRNFERAQELGQRMAGQAEKWDKLYLLLAEADLVVSATGANDPILTVDSFKTIVEARYQRPILILDLAIPRDFEPEIGKMSGVYLYAIDDLQEACQRNRRERELEWPQAEKIIQEETQRFMTDLNHRATAPTIRRLKLRADEVKADELARLLNKLGRLDPKVESEIRQGFDRLVNKLLHPPLESLRDEAQHGAPHGLLDALKRLFKLKD; this is encoded by the coding sequence ATGAAGCTGCAAATGATCGGGTGCAGCCATCACACTGCCCCTGTCGAAGTCCGTGAACGTTTGGCCTTCAACAAGGACCAGGCCTCGCTCGCGCTGCAGCGCCTGCGCCAGCGATATCCGACGGCGGAAGCGGTTCTGCTCTCCACCTGCAATCGCGTGGAGTTATACGTTGCCAGCGAACAGCCCAGTGATTGCCCTTCGCATCACGACATGGTGTCGTTCCTGGCGGAGTTCCACGGGCTCGATCCGGTCGAAGTATTCAACGACCTGTTCGAGCGAACCGGCGAAGACTTCGTGCGGCATTTATTCACTGTGGCAGCTAGCCTCGATAGTATGGTCGTCGGTGAAGCGCAGATTCTTGCCCAAGTGAAACAGGCGTACGAACTGGCCACCGCCAGTAGCACCGTCGGTCCGCTGACAAACGCTGCGTTCCAAGCGGCACTGAAAGTGGCAAAGCGTGTCGCCACCGAGACGGCCATCAATCAGCGGCGGGTCAGCATTCCCAGCGTCGCGGTGGGAGACTTCGCGAGCCAGTTCTTTGAGCGATTTGACGATAAGCACGTGCTGGTTATCGGCGCCGGAGAGATGGGCGAAGAAACGCTGCGCTACTTGATCGATGCGGGCGTCAGGAAGATCTCGATCTGCAACCGTAACTTCGAACGGGCTCAGGAACTCGGCCAACGGATGGCCGGCCAGGCCGAGAAATGGGACAAGCTCTATCTGCTGCTGGCCGAAGCTGATCTCGTCGTCAGTGCGACAGGCGCAAACGACCCCATCCTGACGGTCGACTCGTTCAAGACGATTGTCGAAGCTCGGTACCAGCGGCCAATTCTGATTTTAGATCTCGCGATTCCGCGCGACTTCGAACCGGAAATCGGCAAAATGTCGGGCGTCTATCTCTACGCCATCGACGATCTGCAGGAAGCTTGCCAGCGCAATCGCCGCGAACGAGAGCTCGAATGGCCTCAGGCCGAAAAGATCATTCAGGAAGAAACGCAGCGGTTCATGACGGACCTGAACCACCGTGCGACGGCCCCCACAATTCGCCGGCTCAAGTTGCGGGCCGATGAAGTCAAGGCAGACGAACTTGCCCGACTGCTGAACAAACTTGGCCGTCTCGATCCTAAGGTCGAAAGCGAGATCCGCCAGGGCTTCGATCGTCTCGTCAACAAACTCCTGCATCCGCCGCTCGAATCCCTCCGTGACGAAGCCCAACATGGTGCCCCGCACGGTCTACTCGATGCGTTGAAGCGGTTATTTAAGCTCAAAGATTGA
- a CDS encoding cytochrome c biogenesis protein CcsA: MLSGITIVCFTASYAVALAMEVTRLFFRMPVRFFLIIGMTLAGLFAHTVHLYQRTQSGLATGLPLSSWYDWCLLAAWILAALYVGWTIRRPQSPVGLFMLPVVLALIGLAYSLEKAQTFQRDQALQLWGMTHGIMLLLGVVVVSLGFVAGLMYLVQSYRLKHKLQPSTLLRLPSLEWLESVNKQSLAYSFFLILLGLGSGIVMNFIRTAGQGFVPWTDPVVITSGLLLGWLLAATIFEWTYKPAQQGRKVAYLTVASFGFLAIVMIMLATGASQHAPANAQKKAASAEAIR; this comes from the coding sequence ATGCTTTCCGGCATTACCATCGTCTGTTTTACGGCCAGCTATGCTGTCGCCCTGGCGATGGAAGTGACGCGGCTGTTCTTTCGCATGCCGGTGCGTTTCTTCCTGATCATTGGCATGACGCTGGCTGGACTCTTCGCTCACACGGTCCATTTGTATCAACGGACGCAATCGGGGCTGGCGACTGGACTGCCTCTCTCGAGTTGGTACGACTGGTGCCTGCTCGCCGCGTGGATTCTCGCCGCCCTATACGTGGGCTGGACGATTCGCCGACCGCAGTCCCCAGTGGGACTTTTTATGCTGCCAGTGGTGCTGGCGCTCATCGGGTTGGCCTATTCGCTGGAGAAAGCACAGACCTTTCAGCGCGATCAGGCGCTACAACTTTGGGGCATGACTCACGGCATCATGCTGCTGCTTGGCGTGGTCGTTGTTTCTCTCGGGTTTGTGGCGGGGTTGATGTACCTGGTGCAATCGTATCGCTTAAAGCACAAATTGCAGCCCAGTACACTCCTGCGCTTGCCGTCGCTCGAATGGCTGGAAAGTGTCAACAAGCAATCGCTCGCCTATTCATTCTTTCTGATTCTGCTGGGCCTTGGTTCCGGGATCGTGATGAATTTCATTCGCACGGCCGGCCAGGGCTTCGTACCTTGGACCGATCCCGTGGTAATCACTTCGGGCTTGCTCCTCGGCTGGTTGTTAGCCGCCACGATTTTCGAATGGACCTATAAACCGGCTCAGCAAGGGCGAAAAGTAGCTTACCTCACCGTTGCGAGTTTCGGTTTTCTGGCCATTGTGATGATCATGTTGGCCACAGGCGCATCTCAGCATGCGCCCGCGAATGCTCAGAAAAAAGCAGCTTCGGCGGAGGCCATCCGATGA
- a CDS encoding sigma-54 interaction domain-containing protein, which translates to MYPPNRHAAPETGPPIPGLIGTSQAMEAVYQLTRKVARTNASVLLMGETGSGKEVIATAIHRLSNRASGPFVRVNCGALSESLLESELFGHVRGAFTGAVNNRTGRFEAAHTGTIFLDEINSTSLFLQVKLLRVLQEREFERVGDTATIRVDTRIVAASNRNLYDEVESERFREDLYWRLNVVPIVIPPLRMRREDVPALIAHFLKIYSERNEKHVVHIQPQAIEALQDYHWPGNVRELQNYVERAVTMADGDEFTIDLLPENVLGKKERRGGKIRGVDLDTLVYEVVQQGVNQLGTDEHHLHEKIVNRVEKELIVQVMQICNSVQTKAAGRLGINRNTLRSKLVEYNLEEKEEKADE; encoded by the coding sequence ATGTACCCGCCCAACCGCCATGCCGCCCCGGAAACGGGCCCGCCGATTCCCGGCCTCATCGGGACCAGCCAGGCAATGGAAGCCGTCTACCAACTCACGCGCAAGGTCGCGCGCACGAATGCGTCTGTGCTCCTCATGGGCGAAACGGGTTCCGGCAAGGAAGTGATTGCCACTGCCATTCACCGCCTGAGCAATCGCGCGAGTGGACCGTTCGTTCGCGTGAACTGCGGAGCACTCAGCGAGAGCCTGCTCGAGAGCGAACTCTTTGGTCACGTTCGCGGTGCCTTCACGGGCGCGGTAAATAACCGTACGGGGCGATTCGAAGCAGCCCACACCGGCACGATTTTCCTCGACGAAATCAACAGCACCTCGCTCTTCTTGCAGGTGAAACTCCTCCGCGTGTTGCAGGAACGAGAGTTCGAACGCGTGGGCGATACCGCGACCATTCGTGTCGATACCCGCATCGTCGCCGCGAGCAATCGCAATTTGTACGACGAAGTCGAATCGGAGCGCTTTCGCGAGGACTTGTATTGGCGCTTGAACGTGGTGCCCATCGTCATCCCGCCGCTCCGCATGCGCCGCGAAGATGTTCCCGCGCTGATCGCCCACTTCTTAAAAATCTATAGCGAGCGGAACGAGAAGCACGTTGTGCATATTCAGCCGCAAGCGATTGAGGCCTTGCAGGACTATCACTGGCCGGGAAATGTCCGCGAGTTGCAGAATTACGTCGAGCGGGCCGTGACGATGGCCGACGGGGACGAGTTCACCATCGACCTGTTGCCGGAAAATGTGCTCGGCAAGAAGGAACGCCGCGGTGGCAAGATTCGCGGTGTCGATCTCGATACGTTGGTTTATGAAGTGGTCCAGCAAGGTGTGAATCAGCTGGGGACGGACGAACACCACTTGCACGAGAAGATCGTCAATCGCGTCGAAAAAGAGCTGATTGTCCAGGTGATGCAAATTTGCAACAGCGTGCAAACCAAGGCCGCCGGCCGGCTGGGCATCAACCGGAATACCCTCCGCAGTAAGCTCGTCGAGTACAATTTAGAAGAGAAGGAAGAGAAGGCCGACGAATAA